The following proteins are encoded in a genomic region of Herminiimonas arsenicoxydans:
- the fdxA2 gene encoding Ferredoxin 1 (Evidence 2a : Function of homologous gene experimentally demonstrated in an other organism; PubMedId : 3053681, 2826477, 3422475; Product type c : carrier), with protein MPFVVTESCIQCKYTDCVAVCPMDCFFEGPNFLAINPDECIDCSVCVPECPVNAIIGAAEISPEQQHFVELNRTLSRHPDWKRIRQQKEPLPEHAKWAELKDKLPLLLV; from the coding sequence ATGCCTTTTGTCGTTACCGAATCATGCATTCAATGTAAATATACCGATTGCGTGGCGGTATGCCCGATGGACTGCTTTTTCGAAGGCCCTAATTTCCTCGCGATTAATCCGGATGAGTGCATAGATTGTTCAGTGTGCGTGCCTGAATGCCCGGTTAATGCGATCATTGGTGCGGCGGAAATTTCGCCTGAACAGCAACATTTTGTCGAATTGAACCGGACACTTTCCCGGCATCCGGACTGGAAACGTATCAGGCAGCAGAAGGAGCCTCTACCCGAACATGCAAAATGGGCAGAGCTGAAAGATAAACTACCCTTGCTGCTGGTTTGA